One Lepus europaeus isolate LE1 chromosome 17, mLepTim1.pri, whole genome shotgun sequence genomic window, TGAAAgcaattagatttttaaaaaatctctatttAGCTTAACAATCTCTCAAATGGGCTGCCTGGCTAAAGCCATCACGTTCTAAGTAACATCGGCCTGACCATGGTATTAATGGCGACCTAATTCTAACAGAAAGGTAACAAGGAAAACAATCTGTTGTTATCTTcatgaaagccaaaattgaatCTATAACTTTCAGTATCTCCTATAAAACATTAAGTGGAACAAATCAATCTATTGCCATACTCCATCACCAATGACAGCAACCTGAATATAAGGAAGAGTGATCTATATGAACATGGCCTCTGgcatttggttttttaaagaaaattataaaaagcaaaaCGATGTGGTTTCAAAATGAAATCTAGAAGGATAATAGTTGTTAAAGTAAACGACACTAACCTGTCATATATCTTCTGTAAGAATTTCAGCTTCTGACAAACAAATTCAAGCTTCACTATTATGGGTGAATGAAATGAATGAGAATCACTAAGGCTTAGAAACCAAGCCTGGCACCATGTGCTTACTTGGGGTAGGGGGAGAACATGGAGCTCACTAGCAGCTCAAAGTTTGCTATGTACTGCCTAATGACAGAAGGTAGTTACGATATGGGCCTTAACAGGTAGTCATTTTTAGTCTAATTTAGAGTTCTCTCCAGAAAATTGGGAACTAAACATCTCATTGTGCCTTTTATTGTTTTCCTATCTGATCCCACACAGTTCATATTATAAAATGCTGGGAAATAGAAATGCCAATTGGTTGAGGTAATGGTTTATATAAGATAACCAGAGTTCTAAAAGCACTTCAATATTGTAAAGTAAAAGTGTACCAAGTAAAGCTAATACACACTTCACACTTGTTGAGCTTGCTCACCAGAACTGAACAGCAATTAACTTCACATAAGGACCCCTATTATCACACAAAGCCTTACTCATATTCATGATCTGCTGCAGCAAAGGTTTATCAAGCAACATCTAAACTTCAGAATAACAACAAACTCAATATTAAAAAGTATTATacacaaatataaattatttttcctgaaAGAGAGACCTTGTCCTTCATGGTATTTGGAGAACAGAAAGGAGTGTATAGCTCATCACAAACATAATTCAGTCACTTATAAGCCTACTGAACAAATTGATGTGACCTGTACTACTGTCAAGTAGGACACTGTGCTGTCTCAGAAACAAGCAAGCCAAAGATAAAAATGCCAACTACATATCCTTCCACAGAATTAGTGTTTTTGATTTTATAGTGTCATAGCATATCTAATCCAACAATTTTAATTACATTATCTCCTATTATTAGTTCAGATAATGTGGTGTGATTTCAGTAATGTCATCATCCTCCTACTGGAAAATGTGAGTGAAAGAGGCTTTTGTGACAAACACAATTGTGAACTATACTCTCCCATACCATAAAAATGATCAACTGCTGACTGGGCCATGCAAAACTCTGATTAGCAGAAATTAAGCATGCGAACAGACCAATCTTCATTACATATTTATGAGGACGGCCCCAAACTAGAATATCTACACTGAAAGTGCCAATACAGAATAGtggcaaagcaagagagaaataaaatattaagggaTCACTGCGGCACCAAGACTGACAGTCAGCCATGTGATGAGCCACCTCTGAGAAATACATGGTATAATGGAACTCTGAACACAAAATTTAACATTAAAAGTGCACCTGAATATTACAAACTAACTTTACATACCTACAATAAggtaaaatatatatcttttgaaatattcagcagctttttgtttttttttttaagtttttttttgagaggctCATGAAATTTAAAAGGGACCACTATCTAATTTCAACCATGCTTCACAAAACAATAATGGCTATTTTATATTGCAGTTACAAATGTAATGCAATTAGTGCTTTAAAATAATCTAcactcaaaaaaagagaaagagagacctttgGAGAAAATATGCTTATTCAaaagcttcttggaaaagaaaattTACCTGAATATCAAGTCATGACTGATCTCAAGTGTAATGTTTAAAAGCTTCACAGACATGAATATTACAATCTTCAGGTCTCAGGACTTTTAATCTGAGAGAGTTTagagtttggtttgttttttaaattcgcTTTCTAACCAAAACAAATAATAGAAATACTCAAATTTTCACTATTTACAACTCTCAGCCTACAATCTGAAATGACACAATACAAGTTCTCTTATTTAAACTGCAGCATTAAAGGGTAGGCACACCATTCTTCTGCTGCTCGATTGTCATCCACTGAAACacacatagaaaatatttatgttagtaaaatggtcACTCCATGTACACTACAATGACAAAATTTACATAACTCAACTCATACGTCACTTATATAGACTACCACATAGGATTAAACCTCTCTGAACAGTGAAACTCTACAAAAGTTGAACTTTTAGGGCCAGATTTTTAAATGGGCCTTTAATGGTATCTTTCTGAGAGGGGAAAAACCAAGCACAAATTAATTTCTCAAAGGACCTTTTTACAGCAATTTTGGGCTACTCAATAACCCAAATATATCATGCAAAAAGATACCATGGTGCAATTAATTGTGTGCTGACAAGTTCTTGAGTGTGGAACAAAGGAGGCGTTCCTTCGTAAGCTTAGCCTTTGCTTTCAGCAAACTTTCTACATCTTCCTTCAACTGCGGATGAAAACCATACATttcataatgtatttttattgcaACTTCCAGCTAGGCTAGAAAATACTGCACAGTCATGTACTGCTACTTAAATCAAACTGCTTTTTCTGCTGAGACTAGAAAGCTAAGAAAACAGGTTTAGCTGTTCACTGATTAAACTGCTACACAAGACAATCAAAAGAACTGATACCCAGGCTATGTAAGAATGAGCAGTGCATGTTTTTCAATTACAGCAATGGTGTGCCTAACCTTTGAACACATGGGTTGCTGAGGGCAAACTATCCTTAACCTAATTTAATTAACTGCTCCAAAGTTTCCAGGCAAGAATTTAATGCCTTGCAAATATCTAGACCTACTTCTCCTGAAACCATTTAAGCATCAATTTTAACCTTACCAATGCTCCAAATTTAATTAGATTGTACACAAAAGCTCcaatcatttttctgtttttggttAAACATATAGAAGGGCCTGACTACCTTTCTCAGCAAATTAAAGTATATGGTATACATGGTGTggattttgtttttgcacaagtaataattttaatttggtcacaatgaaaaaaatcacatcttaTGAGCTTTAGTTATCAGTTATTCTTGCAAAAACTCTcgaaaataaattttccaaacTTCATTACTATGATTTTAAAAGCCCATCTCAGAAAAAGCTTAAATTTTTAAGGAGTGCTTATTCAGACATGATCTGAAAAGTCCTGAAATGTGTGCTAAACaaccatgggggaaaaaaaaaaaaaaacagctaaaaaACCAGAAAAGGTTAAGGAGCAGGATGCcaagaaaaaatttcaaatgaaattaaataaaaacaaaaaataatttctcccaccCTTGTATTAGTATTTGGATTAGTTAAAAAAGAAACTCCAATGAGCTTAACTGCTGAATGAATTACTGTTATAACTGATATGCAGCCTAAATCATATTGGGTTACTTTGGGATCGTGTTTTTCCTAGCATTATAAACATGGATCTCTCTTAATGTAGATATTGGGCAGACGACTGAGACTGTGAAATCTAAGTATCACTTTTTgtgatattttaattctttacACACATTCCTTTCCCTATTTCTCCCATTCCCAATTAACAGATCCTGAATATCTGAAACTAGTTGCTGCAATAACATAGTAAACGACCAATTCTGTAAAAGGACTGAATACAAATTAACTTAGTTTGCTAAAATgaggcatcctccactgtttcaTGTAATGTACCCTGACTGCTCCTGAGTAAAAAAGGAGCTCGTCCTCCATGAGATAAGGCTACATCCTCACTTGTTGGTGAGACCAAATTCTACCCTTAGAAAATCCCAAATGAAATCATACCAAAGGTAGTGTTCAAAGTAATTAACTGAAGCATTTCTGAAGGTAGTGTGTGCACATTCTCCACCTCCTTCCCCTCTGGGTGAGCACTAAATAGATTGCTAATTTATTAAGTAAATTtaataatgagaagaaaattacaaaatgtaatTGTAAATGACCCAAATTATTATTTAGCACTGAATAACCAAATTTCTTAAATTCAAAGGCTCATTGTTCTTCTTAGTTTTTCTTTAGTTTAATCCTTCAATTAGTTGAATTGTAGAAGAAAAatgtgaataatttttaaagatggctTTCCAATTTGCAATGATAAAGCTCCCAGTATGACAGAGGTGGTTTCTAAAAGGgggcttttttcttcttcttttttaaaaaataaaggcaaacataacttaaggaaaaaaaaaaaaaaaaaaaaagaaaagaaaagcatgcaGGCTCTACAGGCAAGGAGTCCACTTCCATGTATCTGTTCTCTGTGAGGTAACTCAATTCTCTTTTGTAGAGAAACATGCAAAAGGCCAAACAATATTCCGAGCCATACTGcacatggaaattttaaaatatgcaacatTCAGAATGCACCATTCACCTCTGTACACACAAGTTAATGCAAAATCTGCAAAGAAACAAGTGTCACAGTAAATGAAGTTAGGTGCAAGCAATGACAGCTGAACAATGATGCAGTAGTGCTCACCCAGTTTGTACAGTAATTGGCACTCTACAGTATTCCTACTCGTTTTTTGATTCATTTGCACTTTGTGCTGCCTCTCCCTGGGGATCTAATTCAATCTTTACAGAAACATCTGGCCCCTCCGACCTCattaatttcatctttttctttggaGGGTTTTTCAAAGTGCCCAGCCTCTCTTTTACTTTGTACTCCAGTGTACTGTGGGGAATCCCATAAATACTCTGAGCTTTGGAAACACTCATTTTTCCACTCATAACCACTGAGATCGCTTCCTCCAGTATCTCACTGTTGTACTGTCTGTAACGCCCTCTTTTCTTCCGAGGCTGCTTGGAGCCAGGGTCTCCTTCTTGATCCGATGTGGGATATGGCTGTCCAGAGGTAGACTGCTCAGCATCTGAGCCCCAAGAATCAGGTCCAGCATCTAACatgctttttctattttgttttggaAGAATAGCCCTTAATTTTTTACTAAGCGCGCTCTCCGTTTGTGAACCCATTACCAAAGAGCTATAGCTGTACTGATCACCAGTGCGAGATTCCCAAGAAAGATCCATTCCTCGAACTTGTGGTATCTTTAAGTCTACAGGAGATGAATGGCTCACATCCTTTTTTCCATCTTGTTTTGCTTGTAGTGCcatttttggaaaggcagagttttctGCAAGAAAAGGAAGGTCACTGATGTTGCTGAGGGCACCATTTCCCCTGAACTTCATGCGGCTGAGGTTGAACTCATAATGTGGTTTTGCCCAAGAGGCTTCCCTGGATAATATTAAGTGTTGTCCATGATTCTGTAATCCAGATGGCCCAAGGCTGGCAGCTGTGGACAATTGGTTTCTGCTCAGTAGTTCTTCACTAATCTGCAGGGATCGAGCCAGTGGAACTTTGAGTGATGTGGAGTGTCCAAAACCTTCCCTGGTTCCATCCTGTAAGCTTCTTGGAGGTACCCCATCACCACTCCGAAGTCCGTCTGGGCGGTACTGGCTGGGTCTCCCAGGTCGCCTAATTGGATGGAAGGAAACTGATGTGAGCAGGACTTGCACAGGTAGGGAGGGATGGGTGAGGGGACCACTCCTTTATTAGAAGGCCTTGCTTGGGTAACATCactttgtgttatttatttatttttctctaaaaattaaaaacaaaaatggtctCAGCAGTTAGTTTTAAAACTTgttcacaaaaaggaaaaaaaaaggaaaaaaaaaaaaggaaaaaggaaaaaaaaacccaggagCTTTTTgggcaaagaaaaattaaacctgTTGGCTGGTCTCTGGTTGGGTTCACAAATTTTCGGAGAAAAAGTTTCGCGCAACTGTTTGAAAATAGCACTTTAATTATTAATTACAAAGTAATCATCAGTCTCCATAGATCTACACAGAATTGTGTTACCAATGTGACGTTACCACTAAACAAGTACAGCAATAAAAGAGTaagtcaaattatttattttaatgcaaggTATTCAACATTCATTACAACTAGCTATAAAACAAGCCATTTACATTGTTGGAACCCATAGATAATTGCTCATTTATTCCCACAAACAAGGtgatgctcaaaaataaacaattccAAATAACAtttcttatatataatatatatatatatataaatggctACCAGCTCCCCATGTGagagaaaaaaaccaaaagacaCACTGTATTGTAACTTACCacaaatcttcattttaaagaaactaaTAGTTGCAGATACATTGAGTATTGTAATTCTCCATTTGAAATAattcaagcttaaaaaaaattaccctttATTTTCCCCCCAAACTTTGTTCCTTAAGTTCCTTAAGTACATAAACAATTTTGTAGCAGTTTTCTTCAACTAAAAAACCTTTCTTCTTGAAATACCAAACACCTCTTGACATTTCAAGTGGACAGCtttcaaataacatttaaaaagtcaACAACCTACACAAAGTTAATACATAGAGGTTTCAATTTCATAATAGGGAAAGAGTGACAAAGCATGCCCAAGGTGGAATGACTACATTAACTAGGTGAAAAAGTGGGACTTTTGCAGACATGTTAAATAAGCTATGTTCTTCAAAACTCCTCAGGGACGGCCGTTATCAGTAAGTAACACAATAAGGAAAACATTGACTATTCAACTAAAATATGGGAGTGTACTGTTGGTGTTGCATTTGTCTTCCATAAAACAAACCCAAGTCTTTCCATTCAGCGTGGATAAACAGAGCAATAATAACACAATGTGTGGACTTGGTAGCCAAGTTCAAGGTGAATCTTAAGCGAGGGATTTATTTATGCAGCCTGCACTTGGGCTTCTTCCGACTGTGTCCTTCATTACAACTCAGATGTAATTTGATATATAAATGGAACCAAAGATTTGGGGCCATTTTGACCTATATTTGTATAGACCATAGTGAAAAACAGGGCttcataagaaaaaaagattagtgAACTACGCAAAAtggattaaattatttttagactgaataaaggagaaaagaaaaaagaataggatGGAATTTTAGAGAAAGAGGGTATATTAGAAGTCAGTGAAGAAATTCTTCAGTTTGAAGGTAATTAAACTGGAAATGACTAATCATTCATAAAGAGCTTGATTTTCTTAAGAGAGAAAGACTATCAATATTAAGAGTGGTGACGGGACAAGCATTTAGTGTCCATCTATTCCTTTAAAATACAATTAACTTGCTTTCTGGTTATAGTGTAAAAGTTAAATATACCTACATATTACCTGATTCCAACCTATATAACTTGTTTTTCATATTTAGATAGAGTTGGTCACAACACAATTTTATGAAAATGCCCTCTCAATATGgtatctaaatattttaattaatatttgacCCTTCTAAATGTTTActagatacacacagagatagataTTTCTTAAACTATAAAAATTAGGTGGCCAGAGAATTCACTGTAGTCTGCTAGGAGTCATCACAACTGCGCATGTAGTAATGTTCAGATGGTCACCCATCAACATCTACAACCAGTGTTGCACTAAAAAACAAAGTGTATTTCCTGAACTGCCACACAGAATTAAAATTGCAGTTCACATCAAcaaccaaaagcaaaaataaccaaaacaaacaaaaatgagcacatatatacacaaattcCACTAGGCATATCAAGTTAAATAAACATTGGAACCCGATTTTCATTCAACAACTTCAGCACACATAATACTGTCTTTGTTTCTAAACTGGAATTACTTAGCTTGGGTTTCACACTCCCAAACACCTAACAACAAAAAATCCAAGGACATACTCTTTCTGTAATCATGATTATTTACTGACATACTAAACTGACAAGACTGATCTCTATTAGGCAATTCCAGATTGCACATATTGTATTTTTACTTAATCAACTAATTAAGTCATTTTACGAAAGGCTCACCTGTAAGACTGTTACTCTGAATGGTTGATTTTTAAAGTGTATAAAGGAGACTGGCATCAATCTTTGGTGAATCACCTACATAAAATCATGAAAGTCTACAAGTACTTTCCCTTACCCGTTCCCTTGagtagtggagcagcctggagaaTGGCTCAGGGAAGTGCTGCCAGCACATGGACTTTTTTTAGTGGACAGATCAAGTACGCCGTCTGTAGAGACACAAAGAAACACCTAAAGATATTAAAAACTAGGAGCAAATGTGCACTGAAtaggtaaaaaatgaaaaatgaacaggCCTAAACAGATACATCagtcatttatttcagttattcAATTCAATAACAGGATACTTTTCCTCCTGAAGCAACATAAATTTAGCAAGCATGTTATATCTAATATCTTCGAGGAGTACGTATTTTAGTAATAAGGCTGAAGAAAAGATAAAACACTACAAAAGATACAAAGATAGTGAAGTATTTGAAAGAGCAGTTTACATGGCATGAAGTTCTAAGAATTATTAGAATTTTGATGCCTCACAATATCATACAAATTAGAAAACCAAATTTCTCAAGAGTTATATCTACCTGAAACTCCGAAagcacatgaaatttgtatgtaaaaattttaaataagataaaaatgatctttaaatgtttataagaTTAAATTAAAAGCATAAACTAAACAAAATAGTAAGATGAATAGATTGTTAATGATTAATAATTGGAGTGTGTCCTAATTATTCTTTGGACAAAAGtgcaaaaaaatgtgtttttagattaaatctttcagaaaaactctgcatatttataacataattgCTGAAATTTATAAAGACAAGGTTTTTCTATTAAGAAAGCATTAAAACTTGTAGGGCaaagtttaaagaaagaaaagaagaatgaaacaaTCTTGACATTAATGATAGCCTGGGAGCATAACCTGAAAGCTAGCCCACATCACAAATtaacattattataaaattaaaaaactttcttttccctCAAAGACATTTTCCCCCCTTATAGACATGCCTAGAAAACAAATGTTATAATTGGCCAACTTTTAAAGTTGCCACTCTGTCCAGCATTAACAGAGCAAGATACTAGATGATGTTTCTGATTGTCAGTTGACCAACAGAAAGGTCTTGTTATCTAGTTATGATAAAAATCACCTCAGGGTAGCATCTACTTGTGTCCGAGGGCACTCTAACTCCCTATTTCAGGCTGTTAGAACCAAATATCCTGTAAGATATCTAAAAAGCAAATGCACTGCTTAAAATATTTCCAACCAAAGACTTCTAAATCAACTAGGCAATCAATCTGTCTAGCCACATAAGCAACATATTTTGTCTCTGTCTAAAAATACTGTGACTTAAATTGGGAACActgaaaattaatataattttaaaaattttgtctcATGCATGCTATTGTGTAGTTCAAATTTTTTTGATAAAAGCATGCTGCCAGCATAACATATCTTATAATAACACAATGTATAAGGAGTTAAATTAGACTAAATGGTATCATTGTTTTGTTAACctccttattaatatttttacacCTCTATGCTGCCATTCTAATATAAACCTAAAACTTTTGATGCAATATTTAGAGCAAAgagatttttaatgaaaattaccAATATGTGGTAAAGAATACAATTctcaataaaacagaaaagacacATAGCTCTGCAAATATGGTAGCCAAAGGCACACTGACTAATGTGAACATGGGACACTAGGAGGCCTTCCATCAGGAATCTCTCAGAACTTAgaaatcatgttttcttttcaCCACCAGACACagggaaaaagcaaaggaaaactaCTCAAAGAACACATTCTTAGTAAGCAACTACAGCCACTCCATTAAACATAAAACCTTTATAAATAACTCTGAATAAGCAAAAGATGATCCTTTCAagaggttattttaaaattaatatactttcaaaacaaatatgtACTTATCTCCAATAAATCCACACGTCTTATAACTTTTTTGCCTACTTTGAGATTTCTATGACCATAAAAATCTCAATAGCATAGATGCTACTAGTTTCTAATTTGCAGGGATTCAAAGTCTGAGCTGAAATGCTCACTTCATCTATGTGAAATTAAAGGTAAAAGGAGGTCACATAGCAACAGGAATGTTTAATctatttaagataaaaaaaaactatgagagACTGAAGA contains:
- the LCOR gene encoding ligand-dependent corepressor isoform X6, encoding MQILLSGVHSAAISCGFESILEGLFGPALLKDLSLFKECDSESISDWTFDENCLFCCLRRDKVKGHLVGLDEPVSGADQEALLKQEQAKIIRFERQAEEFLNAVFYRKDSPWVSDPNIPLVAREIMQRMIQQFAAEYTSKNSSTQDPSQPNSTKNQSLPKASPVTTSPTAATTQNPVLSKLLMADQDSPLDLTVRKSQSEPSEQDGVLDLSTKKSPCAGSTSLSHSPGCSTTQGNGRPGRPSQYRPDGLRSGDGVPPRSLQDGTREGFGHSTSLKVPLARSLQISEELLSRNQLSTAASLGPSGLQNHGQHLILSREASWAKPHYEFNLSRMKFRGNGALSNISDLPFLAENSAFPKMALQAKQDGKKDVSHSSPVDLKIPQVRGMDLSWESRTGDQYSYSSLVMGSQTESALSKKLRAILPKQNRKSMLDAGPDSWGSDAEQSTSGQPYPTSDQEGDPGSKQPRKKRGRYRQYNSEILEEAISVVMSGKMSVSKAQSIYGIPHSTLEYKVKERLGTLKNPPKKKMKLMRSEGPDVSVKIELDPQGEAAQSANESKNE